The stretch of DNA TTTTTTtgggtattcaactgaataccgATGAATATATGTGGGGCCCGCCCCTGCCACTCAAGATGCAAAGATAGCCCAGCTCCAAGAATAGAAGGAAAGAAGCATGGGGTTCAGTCCGTGTTCGACTACATTCCAGTCAAACACGGTCTGAGTAAATAGACCATAACTCCCTCGTCCAAAGGTCTCTAGGGTTGTATGAGTACTAGTTAGGAAGCAATTttggagaggggagagggagtttatgttgacacagaatcgcgccaacacactcgaatgcgctagaacgcgcaggagatcgtcaaaacgatttgaaccagcgatgccctgacggaccggtctgatcggttccacagaccggtctgaccggtgtggagcagagaaccgcgaagacctagaaatgCAAGCTAGGGAGGGACCTCGTTGGAGATTGCgtggctagggttgctctgaggtcggcaggccactcagaacgtcttcaaacgccgtagagacgaaggaagaaagcaatctagggttggaaaaggctagggtttgagagacaaaaagtaatgtgatattttgatttgattcgattgggaataccctCAATCGgacttagcctttatatttataggccggagaagtcgtacccctctccaagtcggtttatacaagaatttccaaaataaaacgaagcctactcggattacaactggacagaccggtctgaccggtcggcctctgaactgccagaattggctgtcaacagtTTAGGTTGTGCCGCATCTGGGAGGATGGCAACCATTTTAGAAAGATGCGTGGGAACAAGACCCGACTCCTATTCGTCGGTCGCCAATAGATCTTTAATTTTGGGAGTGTCTATCCCTCACTTGAGTGAAATATCACCTTTCCCTTCATCTTCTACATCCAGTTTGCTGCCCTTTTGGCGCCAGCCTGCCAATCGCTGCCAGCCCTAGCTCGCCCACGCCAGCCCCTCCTGCCACTgcctccctcctctgcttctcGCCACCGTCGTCCCCGCCTCGGCCCCGCCCAACCGTCGTCCTCTACCGCCGGCCCTCCTTCTAAGGCCTGTGGGGAGCAGCCCCCCACCCACCAtcaaccccaaaccctaaccttgCCGGAAATACTCGCCGAAGTTGGAGAAGAAGGTGTAGATAGGGAAGTAGAAATTCGAGTGTGGAGAGCCTCCAAATCACTATAACTTGTCCTCACATGAAGCGGCAGATTGCTCGAAGCTGGCGGACTTCGTCCATTGGCTGCCTCGAGGCCGCAGCGAGGTGGCATGCGATCCTAATGGCCAAATCGGTAGGGAGATCTATCAAAGATGACGGGCGTCGCATTGACGCCATGAGTGTTGCGGCGTCAATGATGTCGCGAAATGAGGAGCGCGAGACGAGGCCACTCCAGGGCTCGCGCGTCGGCGAGGATTAAGTTGCAGCGTGTGGATGCCGGCGATCTGGAACGTTGGATAATAAGCGAAGTGGCACATGACGCGCACTAATCGGAGAGGAGACGGTAGATCACTTTAGTTTGAGAGGGGCGGACAGAGCGGAGAGTTGGGGACTTCTTAAAAAAACCCAATTttggagaggggagagggagtttAGGCGGTGCCGCGTCCGGGAGGATGGCAACTGTTTTAGAAAGATGCGTGGGAACAAGACCTGGCTTCTATTCGTCGGTCGCCAACAGATCTTTAATTTTGGTAGTGTCTATCCCTCACTTGAGTGAAATATCACCTCCCCCTTCATCTTCTACATCCAGTTTGTTGCCCTTTCAGTGCCAGCCTGCCACCCGCCGCCAGCCCTAGCCCGCCCACGCCGGCCCCTCCTGCCAccgcctccctcctctgcttcccgcCGCCATCGCCCCCGCCCAACCGTCGTCCTCTGCCGCCTGCCCTCCTTCTAAGGCCGGTGGGGAgcagcccctcccctcccccacccACCCCAACCAACCACCATCAACCCCGAACCCTAACCTCACCGGAAATGCTCGCCAAAGTTGGAGAAGAAGGTGTAGATAAGGAAGTAGAAATTCGAGTGTGGAGAGCCTTCAAATCACTATAGCTTTCCCTGATGCAAATTAAAGAGTTAGTAAGAGCAAACGGAACCTTAAGCACAGATAAAAtcacaaacaaaataaaaacgAGAGTAAAATCACAAACGGAAGCTTAAGCACAGATAAAATCACAAACGGAATAAAAGCGAGAGCAAAATCACAAACGGAGTGAAAGCGAGAACACATTAACCGTTTTGGCTATTTCGTTGTGGGAGTTATTATCCGAGCCGTTATTGCCTATATCGGACTCTGGCCGCGGGCGTCAGCGCCTTTTCCGCAGGCTCCACCAAGCAGCCAGCAGGAGGCTTAGCAGCAGAAGAGCAGAAGCCTCCCCTACCTTCGCTATGCAGCCCATCAAGGTGTACGCCGACCGGCGGTCGCAGCCCTCCCGAGCCGTCATCATCTTCTGCAGGTATTCCGTTCGGTTCCCTAGCCATCTGTCCGCCGATTCTTAATTTCAACCACCGCTTGCAGGGTGAATCAGATCGATTTCGAGGAGATCACGGTGGATCTGTTCAAGTCTCAGCACCTCACTGCCGAATTCAGAAGTACCATCTCCAGACCCTCCTGATTTTATTCATTTTCCTTTCTTGAGAGGAGAGGGCAATGGGGGGTTGTAATTCTTCCAACTTCGTCAAATTGAGCGGCAGTTCTATGCGAGAATACTTCGTATTTGCCTATCTGCGTCCCGTTGCTAAACTCATCCCCTTAGTATATGCAGTGCTGCTCGAGTAGGTACGCTGATTGCTTCTTTTGTCTCTTCAGAAATAAACCCAACGGGACAAGTGCCTGCAATTGTTGATGGAAGATTCAAACTATATGAGAGGTACACCCTCTCAAAGCTTTGACCAAATCTCTTGATTTACTATTTGCTTTCTTACCTTCTCAAACTTTGCTGATACTTATAGAGACTCGGTGCATTTGACTTGATACTTAGTTTTTCCTTGTTTTCTGTTGATAGCATGTtctaacatttttttctttgccTTTTACGTATTGTTTAGAAGCTGGCATATTTTTATTCTTACAAGCACAAATAGGGATTGGGGAGGTACCTGATACCTAAGCGAAAACATTCTGGACTTACTAATGAACTTGTTTAATTATGATATAACTAGGATTCTAGGATCACCCGGTTACTATGTCATATATGTAATTGTTTTTGACATGCTTAAACTATGTTTCTAGTTGTTGTGATATTTGATCTTTCATAATGAAACTTGTGCTCTTGTGACAGTCATGCTATTTTGAGGTATCTTGCGTCCGTGTTCCCCGGAGTTGCAGATCACTGGTGCGTTACATATCAGCAGTGGCACTCaacttttttcattttctaAAGTGCTGCTTATTTTTATCTTTCTAGGGATAAGCCGCTCTGTTTTTTGGTTGGTGCTGTGTTACATAATGTAATTTATGACTATTTTATTTATCACGAGTTCTTTAGTCATTGTTGGAGTCTTTCAATTAATTTAGTAACATTTTAGATTCAGAGTTTCCATTGAATAGCTCCGGTTTACTTCTGTGCTACTGAATATCACCTTTTGACTTTTGTTCATTGTATGCCATCAGCACCATTAGAGCTCTGTTAGTTGATGTAAAAAAGGCACTTTTGCCCCTGCATATGGATTCTTGCTGCTGTTTCGGGATCTGCTTGTGCAGTGGTGCTGCTATTAGGTCTGGTGGTGGATGCACTGCCAGTGCAGTTTGCAAGTCAAAATGAGACTGAAATATTACATATACACAGGAATCATGTTCAGAAGAGCAGACGAAAGCAAATTACACATACAAGTAGCAAATTATACTCCCAAATGAGAGTGAAATAACACATTCAAGTATTTTGAGAGGTTGGGATTTGGGAGGTATTTGAGTGTATATGTTATAAGGAATGACATAGTATAAGCATTTCTGAAAACCTTGTCAACTTTCCTGCAATGACATTGTATAAGGGTTTAATGAAGTTTAATCAAACGTGTAAGGCATGATTACACTGCTTGGAGATTGGCCCAAGCACACAATCTGACAATCAACCAACAGATTGTCAATCTAGTGCTTCAGGATCACCATTGGTGCAAGATATCAGATGTGGGACTCATATCGGTGCACTTCCTtcgcttgtgtgtgtgtgtgtgtgtggcgggcgggggggggggggggggggggtattctTGTCGTGGTCGACTCTTAGTCACCGTTTGACAGCTGTTGACCTTGGTCGAAGGCAGTGCAGCGCTTTCATGGCTTGACATGATAATGCATTTGTCAATTGTGATGAGAGTTCTATATCTTCCTTGGTGATTCAAGTGACTTATATCCTTTTTCATATAGGTATCCTGCTGACTTGTTCACTAGAGCCAAAATTGAGTCAATCTTGGATTGGCATCACTCAAATCTGCGTCGTGGTGCAGGTGAGAACCAAGGTTACTCATGGTTTTGGTTTCACTAGGCTGCTGCAGAGTTATGATTCACCATGTAGGGTGTCTGGTTTGCATCCAATGATGGGTGGTTAGTTCATCATAGGGTCATGCCATATCTTTGGAACGATGATTCCATTTCTTGTTTTTGTACCAGCCTTGTACTTATAAGAGACATGATGATGATGGAACAACCCACTCTATTCCTGCTCAAGAAATGGTTTATGCTTGGGGTTGGTAGTTGGCACTATATGATCTATTAACCATTTGGTTCCTCAGACCAGAAACCTTAGATGTGTTTGCTAGAAATTATGCCAACTGAGTTTATTTGTCGACGAAATTAGCTATTCTTCAGAACTGTGATGAGCATCTACAGTTTCCAGTAGACACATAATCACGAAATTTGTCTCAATTGAGCCCTTTTGATTGTTTGTACTTGCAGCAACCCTTGTAATGCACACAGCACTGGCTCCCTTTCTTGGTCTTGCAACAAGTCCTGATGCTGTAAAACAAGCAGAAAAACTTCTAATGCAGTCACTAGGAAGGATTGAATCAGTGTGGCTGAAGGATGATGCAAAGTTCTTGCTAGGTAGCCCCCAACCATCAATTGCAGATCTAAGCCTTGTTTGTGAAATAATGCAGTTGGAGGTATGTGTGTTTCCTGTTACTATTTTGAGTGCTGTTCTAACTTGTGAGATTGTCCTTAACAGTAATTTGTAGCTTTACAGATCCTTGGCAATTACGTACGTGACCGATTTCTGGGAGCTCATGAGAAGATCCTCATCTGGATGGATAATGTGAAGAAAGCCACCAGCCCTCATTTTGAGGAAGCCCATGAGCTCCTTTTCCAAGTGAAGGCCAGCAGGCTAAACAATGCTGCTGCAGCAAACCAGACTTCCGAGCCAAGCACGAAGCTCAAAATTGTGTCAAAGCTCTGAGCTGTAGAGGGGAAGATactgttgcaacttgcaagtatAAATAGAACATTGCAATAAGCGTTGGGAAGAGATGATGGGCGCTGTGAAGATTGTGGAGCTTTGCATAGATCAGCAAGTAACCCCCACCATACTAAGTGGTTCCTTGCGGATCATATTGTGTTGTCCGTGAGGAAAGTTTAAAATAAAACTGGACTTGTATGAAAACTGCTTATCTACGCTGTACATGATCCTTACTAGTGAATCCATTGCCTGAATCGACTTCTGTCAATGTCTGAATCATTATTTACTGTGCTCAACATAGTCATGCTTGCAGGTTTTATTCCATTTGGATTTGGCTTTGGTTCCGAGTTTGGACCTGTGTGCTTCAAGTGCGATCCCTTTCACCGCGTCCTCCATCTAACATGAAATGACAGGAGCTCGGCCCACTCATGGTTTATAACTTATAATAAGAGCAAAAATAGGAAGCTTATCACGAAGCATCGGCTGACTTATTCGACGGGAATTGCTACTGTTCATTCCAGTATGAGTATATGACTATAGAACACTCTACAACAACCAACAGATTTATTCCAAGGGAATATCTATTCAAGGGAATATCTATTCTTGTCTAGCTGCACAGCTCTACAGAGATGACACGGCCTCTAGTCCATCTTGAATCTGTGCGAAAACTTCTCCAGGCTCTCCTTGCAGTCGTCTATTACCCTCTTCGACTTATCACCGATGATAGAACCAAATGCACATACACCGTCCTGCACTTCTGCTGATACCTTGTTTGCCTTCGAAGCAGCAGCAGTCCCAAACTCAGTACACCAATGCCTTGCATCTGCTGCTTGCTGCTTTAGGCTTGCAATGAAGAACCTCACATGCTGCATCACTCTTTCCAACACATCACAAGACCGCACTTTCATCTTAGCACACATTGACTTCAGCTTCTCCAGCAAAGATTCTGCCCTGTTGATAGCTTCATCAACTGGATGTTCTTTGCCAGCATTAGCCCATGTGACTCCAGCTGAAGCATCGTCCCCAAGTCCTCCTTCAACAATAACTTTGATTCCTTGACGCTCCCATTGGTTCCGAGCCTCCTCAAGGGCCCGTGCGTGTTCACGAGCCTTTttcgcttcctcctccgcccaAGCCCTGGTTAAAGAGGGTATGTCAATTGATACATGATAACTGATATAACATCAGAAGAGCATTCTCCTTCTGATAAAGCCTATCAGCTAAATCATGCAGCATGAACATGCAGATTACGATACCGTTGGCCGGTCTCGAATACAAAAGTTGGAAATCCTTCATAAAATAGTTAGCATGAACTTAAGACCGTGAGTATAGTCAGCATGAACTTAAGACCGTGAGTATACTTTTAGTTCCAAAAGAAGATGTATCTAAGAGTATATCGATCACCAGCAGAATTTTATAATATTCTTAGTAATTTATGTGATATCCAAGATGTTGCAAATCTCCAGCATCACCGCTACAATTACAAGTCCCCAGAAGAAAGTTAATTGCCCAAACTTCAAAGTCTGAGCGATCAGGAGTTGAATGTTAAACTATATGATGTCCAGAATAACAGAAACTTTATCTCAGATAAGAAACCAGTAAATCACATTTTCTGTACTAAAATGCAGAGACAACATACAACCTAAAGACAGGTTGGGGATCAGGGAAAATAAATTTAGTGCAGAGGAAATCTCGAGTGTCAAGAATCCTTGCCTGGCCATAGATAATGCCTTCCTCTCCACTTCAAGCTCATATTGAAGTTGCACAACAGCCAAGTTTTCATTCTCTATTTCCTTGTGGAGTTTCTCAATCCTACTCTTCTCAAATGAGATCTCCACCTTCTTGCTCAGTACACTGTGTAGTTGTTCCTCTACTTCACTCCTCAACTTTGATAGAACTTCCATTTCAGATTCAACAGCAGCTCTGCCCCTGAGAAGAatgttcttttcttcttctctttctgcTCTCAATCTATCAAGTTCCATCCTTGCTTCTTCAGCTAGTTTTTCAAGGGTCTCTAccttttctctttcctttttaaGATCCCTTTCAAAACTTGCATTAAGATCTTTCTCAACCTGAGCAACCAATGCACCATGTGCATTTACAGCTGCTTCGGCTATTTTCTCTGCCTCAATATGAGCAAGCTCCTCCAGAACCACCTCAGTGGAATCACCAGTTGAAATTGCTAGGGCAGCTTGTCCTTTTGTGACAGGTTTGTCCGGTTGGAAAAGTCTTGTAAAACCTTCAAGAAAAGAGGTTTAGAAATAACCCAGAATCTACACAGGAAGATCAATTATATACAGAGCCTACCAAAGGCAAGAGCTGTAATGCTCTGGTCTCCAGCAGCCAAGTCGGCGACCAAAGCAGGCCAGGCAGCTGTGTTTATCTTATCAATGTCTATATAGCCAGATGCTTTGTACAAAGACTGAGAGAGCATTAGTGTAAGTATAGGCAGCTGATTTCAAGAGAGGATTATGAATGATAAGATATTTTTCATTTCTTACATTTCTGTCAACTTCAGGTAGTTGCCTCTTATCCAGGGCCATTTTCCAACTCACAAGGTCTTGACGTGACAGACGACTGCAAGGAAGATTAGGGCTATGATGAGACCAAACAAGAGAGCAAGCCGGATGCAACTGAATGACCATCACCTCTCGGGGGAAAACAAGTTATGATCATCCTGAAGATCTTCTGGCAAATTCATATCAGATCTCGAAAGCTtgctagaaatcaatccagctTCTGCTAAGCCTATGGGTATATTGAAATCAATAAGAATGACATAGCATTCCACAATGACAATCAAggtttttaaagcggtaaggcgaggcgaggtgATGGGGAGCCGCTCAGTCGCCTAGGCaacgcctaggcgggctaaggcgggctaaggcgagcCTTAAGCAAGGCGATGGGAaaccgccttgtcgcctaggtgACGCCTTAAAAACTCTGATGACAATTCACTAATCAAACTTAAAGTTGTAGTTTTTTTCGGGAAAAATATTTGCATGCCTCACCTTGTATGAAAGGAAAATCAGGATCTTCAGGTGTCACATCATCAAATGCAAGTTCAGTGACATTATCAATATACATTGCCGGATACACTTTCGAGAAAGTGTTCCTGTTTGGAATCCAGAAGAACAAGCTGGTTAATGGAACGGTCAtctaagagagaaaaaaatgtaaATCTAACCGCAAGAAGCAATAAGCTTAGATAGATCAAGAAAGTGAAGCCATTTGCTCAAATAGGTAAAAAAAGAGAGTAAGAAAACAGGAATGATACTGCATATCTCCCTGCTTGGGAGGTCAATTGATGCAGAAGAAAAGATATGCACCTTGAAAGGCAATTGCTTGCCACTACCAACCATCGAGCATACTCACGTCGGGTGCCCAGGTCACCAGCTCGAACACTGGGTTCGATCACCTTAAAGGAGGGTAAATTGTCAGGCAAAGAGTTCCATATACTTAAATAAAGATTGCCTGCCTAACAAACAACTCCATCATGCAGTTTACATCATGCAAATAAGATGCTGCAACAAAAAGTGTGATACTTATCAACAGTGCCAATGGCAGTCCAGGTCAGCACAACAAACAACATTGGTTCAGGGCTAAATAGAGAAGAGAAGGGGGGAGTGGACTCATGAAAGATACCTTTAGAATTTGAAGTGCAGCTACTGCATTTTCCTGGGTTGGGTCAACAGAAGCTGGAACCAAAATCTGCCCAGCGGGCACCTGTGAAGCAGTGGATACTAGACAGGGAGCAGGAATTCCAGCAGAAGAAAAAGATTGGTCAGGAGGTGTAGGCTTGAATGATTTGTTTTGGTTTTCTGATTGACTTTCCCTTTTATATAGATCCTTTGCTAAAATTTCCTCCCCGCCTCCTGGCTCGCTACTCCCCATAGGTAAATCATTCAAGGCAGGTGGGTGCATTCCATCCGCACTTACATGCTCTATATAATCATCAGGCAATGTGGACGGATAAGCTTCATCTTTGTTATGAATATCTGGATTCTGCTCGATACCTTTGTCGTCTGGGTGAGATGCCACCAAAACATCACTGCTAGAGATCTCTCGGCTGGGCACAATATAATCTGAATCTAGCACCATCGCATCTGATGTTGCTTCTAGATTAGGAATTCCCTCGGAGCCTGCACCATCAAGTTTGGTATGTGGTGCACAAGCATCCTGAGCATATTCAGCTGAGATGGGCAAAGGTCCATCTGGAGCAACGAGATTGTCAGCCTGGCATGCTTCATTATCACTGGTAATGTGGTTAACATTAGTATCGAGCTCAGTGTTTTGCAGAGGGAGCTCCATTTTACTCTCAGCTGGTCCCCCCGGCAAGTCGTTTGATTCTAGAGGTGGCATTAACTCATCTGTACCCTTTCCCGTCTCGAAGCTGTCGTTGCAATCAGTTGGTGAGGAAGCCTGGGCATCTTCCCTCATAGAATTTTCTTTGTGGGGGTCATAATCAGAGTAAGATTCCGTAGCGGCACTATCCGAAGACAAGTTTTGCATTTTTCCTGCACAGAACAGAGAAGCAACAGACAGCAGCAAGTGGGAAGGTAGGTTGAGAATTGGAGATGGGATATGGAAAAGCACAAGGTAGGGTTAGTAGAAAGGAAAGTAAGAGAATGGGATGCGAACCAGCTGCGTAGTTGGCGCTGCTTCTGATGGAGACTGCAGCAAAGGTAAGGCCCGCAAAGAGGAAAAACGCAGCAAGCCCAGGTCCTAGAAGCCCTGAGGGGGAGCGAGCAGAAACTTGAAATTCGATTGGCCCAGTGCCTACTACTAGATGGGATGGATCATCCTAGtaaggagaggaagaggaatcGAAGCACTCACCTCCTGCTGGTCCGAACCCTAGAGGAGAAGGAGATTGGTCGCCGTCCGCGCCGTCGGAGGACCAGCCAGCGAAGGAGTTGGCGGGCGGCGAACCAGGAGACGAGGCTCGGACGACGGtgtggaggcgcggcggcgagaggaggaggaggacacgaGGTGGCGGTGGGGCAGGGCCCGGGTGGCGAaggaggcggagctggaggcAGCAGGCCATCTTGCCCGGGTAGGCAGCTAAAGAGGGCATCTTGAGGTTCGTTGTGGACGGGTCAGGGGAGCTAGGTGCAGCTGCTGCTTGGGCTCCTTTTCTCTGCTGagctgcctcgccggcgccggagcagctggagcctggagctggaggaggacgaGTAGACGGCGACTGGAAAGAGAGGAGAAAGATAGGGTGAGCTGACTGATTGCCATACATATTGTCTATTGATGAGATGACGACGAATACGGCCCAACTGCTGCAAGGCCCAGCTGCTGCGCCGTATCTCTGGTAAAGGCCCAGTTTATTATTTCCAACACGGACGAAACAAGAGCCAATTGACCATTGTATGCATGCTACGCGGACGCAAAGTCTGACAAGCTCTATTATATTTTACGACGAGCACAACTTACGTGCTTTTCGCTATGCGGcactttgttttcttttctctctctctctctctctacatcttccatattttttattttcttctcctgttcttttttctctttcctAGTTCCTTCCAtccatttttattttcatttctttttcctcaTCTTGTGTATCCGTTTATTTATTATTCTCTCTTCATTTTATTTTCTGATTATGAACCTCACAAACATAATCTTTACCTTAATTTATAATTCATTCTTTTATGATTTAAATTAACCATATTTATTTCTTATATAATCAAATGTTAACTGATCTATACTTATCTTTTGTTATAGTACTACAGAACTATTTGTGCATATTTTAAGAACGAGTTATACAATATATTCTAATTTATTTGTATTGCAGGCTCATAAATTGGTATGTgaaataattattttctttatatACTAACTTGTGTAGCACATGTATATATGCTCATAAGAATATTTTTTACTACGTAGcttcatgtaaaattatttttctgtgtgtaactaatttgttcccaatgtcaaattatttgttcgccTTGAAGATTAAATTGTTCTATGACATTGATCATTTGTTCGCGTACACAACTGCATTTGTTcttcatgtaaaattatttttctatgtataactaatttgttcgcaatgttaaattatttatttctttttcagaTTAAATTGTTCCATGACATTGATCTAGTTGTTCACAATTTTGTGTTCGTCATGTTTAATTTTCTATTCatagaaaataattatttagtattaaaaatatttttaagagATATCATGTAAACATAAACAAGTGAGGTCTTGTTTTAAAAATTTTGTCATAAAAAGATAATGGTACAATCGGAATTTAATTTGGAGGCACAATTTaagatttataattttttttgagtgTGAACTCGCCTTGCATGTGGATTATATCATCAATTTATCTTCACCTGCATGCATTTATATTATTTAAAGGACTAAACAGATGTTAAGGAAAGTAATATGCTTGAAGATCGGACTACTAGTTGATGAGTTAAAATCAGAATCGCTAACACGCGGTTAGCACCGAAACAGTCCGAACAAATTTCTGGTAACGGGCCTGAAATTCGGCCCAGCAGCAACGTGCAGACTGATCTCTCGAGGAGGAAAATCATTCCTGACGCTTGGCGCTAATGTCGCCTGAAGCCACACCTAACCCCGCGCCCTC from Panicum virgatum strain AP13 chromosome 9K, P.virgatum_v5, whole genome shotgun sequence encodes:
- the LOC120648999 gene encoding glutathione S-transferase T1-like — protein: MQPIKVYADRRSQPSRAVIIFCRVNQIDFEEITVDLFKSQHLTAEFRKINPTGQVPAIVDGRFKLYESHAILRYLASVFPGVADHWYPADLFTRAKIESILDWHHSNLRRGAATLVMHTALAPFLGLATSPDAVKQAEKLLMQSLGRIESVWLKDDAKFLLGSPQPSIADLSLVCEIMQLEILGNYVRDRFLGAHEKILIWMDNVKKATSPHFEEAHELLFQVKASRLNNAAAANQTSEPSTKLKIVSKL
- the LOC120648998 gene encoding uncharacterized protein LOC120648998, translated to MYGNQSAHPIFLLSFQSPSTRPPPAPGSSCSGAGEAAQQRKGAQAAAAPSSPDPSTTNLKMPSLAAYPGKMACCLQLRLLRHPGPAPPPPRVLLLLSPPRLHTVVRASSPGSPPANSFAGWSSDGADGDQSPSPLGFGPAGGLLGPGLAAFFLFAGLTFAAVSIRSSANYAAGKMQNLSSDSAATESYSDYDPHKENSMREDAQASSPTDCNDSFETGKGTDELMPPLESNDLPGGPAESKMELPLQNTELDTNVNHITSDNEACQADNLVAPDGPLPISAEYAQDACAPHTKLDGAGSEGIPNLEATSDAMVLDSDYIVPSREISSSDVLVASHPDDKGIEQNPDIHNKDEAYPSTLPDDYIEHVSADGMHPPALNDLPMGSSEPGGGEEILAKDLYKRESQSENQNKSFKPTPPDQSFSSAGIPAPCLVSTASQVPAGQILVPASVDPTQENAVAALQILKVIEPSVRAGDLGTRREYARWLVVASNCLSRNTFSKVYPAMYIDNVTELAFDDVTPEDPDFPFIQGLAEAGLISSKLSRSDMNLPEDLQDDHNLFSPESRLSRQDLVSWKMALDKRQLPEVDRNSLYKASGYIDIDKINTAAWPALVADLAAGDQSITALAFGFTRLFQPDKPVTKGQAALAISTGDSTEVVLEELAHIEAEKIAEAAVNAHGALVAQVEKDLNASFERDLKKEREKVETLEKLAEEARMELDRLRAEREEEKNILLRGRAAVESEMEVLSKLRSEVEEQLHSVLSKKVEISFEKSRIEKLHKEIENENLAVVQLQYELEVERKALSMARAWAEEEAKKAREHARALEEARNQWERQGIKVIVEGGLGDDASAGVTWANAGKEHPVDEAINRAESLLEKLKSMCAKMKVRSCDVLERVMQHVRFFIASLKQQAADARHWCTEFGTAAASKANKVSAEVQDGVCAFGSIIGDKSKRVIDDCKESLEKFSHRFKMD